In a single window of the Campylobacter iguaniorum genome:
- a CDS encoding MATE family efflux transporter, with amino-acid sequence MNKITKLFLKYTIPNIISIVFISIYFLVDEIFVGQIFGAKALGAVGLVMPFVMIGFSIIDVVAMGSSVQISLHLGAKKRKVASGIFSFSLIFIIFMASVCLVFGVLFARQICDALIEDKELANLCFEFAIVYIIFYPVISLLFALDNYLRIAKKPLYSMAVNVIAALLNIILDYLFLVVFGWGLWSAALASCISMSIGALIAFLPFVLQDLNLKITKIYMDLKLFTNIIFNGSSGFLVGISSSIFMVVANSILLDISGTTGVAVLSAIISIEFLVSGIIMGMCDGVQPLFSYQYGARNKNILSKLYKIAFFTAALISILGFILAQLGAEFIIAIFSKDAEFIALGKDALMIFSLVYLCSWFVKFCDTCFTSTNQPMLSFGVAIISDLLPIVLLFVLVEFFGINGVWITVFVAKFMASIFCIFFIKRLQVV; translated from the coding sequence ATGAATAAAATAACAAAATTATTTTTGAAATACACAATACCAAATATCATAAGCATAGTTTTTATTTCTATCTATTTTTTGGTTGATGAAATATTTGTCGGACAGATTTTTGGTGCAAAAGCACTTGGGGCAGTTGGGCTTGTGATGCCGTTTGTGATGATTGGTTTTAGTATTATCGACGTCGTTGCCATGGGCTCATCGGTGCAGATTTCACTCCACCTTGGAGCTAAAAAACGTAAAGTTGCAAGCGGTATTTTTAGCTTTAGTTTGATTTTTATCATTTTTATGGCGAGCGTTTGTTTGGTATTTGGGGTTTTATTTGCAAGGCAAATTTGTGATGCTCTAATAGAAGATAAAGAACTTGCAAATTTATGCTTTGAGTTTGCCATAGTTTACATCATCTTTTATCCTGTTATTTCTTTGCTTTTTGCTTTGGATAATTACTTAAGAATCGCCAAAAAACCTCTATATAGCATGGCTGTAAATGTCATTGCAGCACTTTTAAATATCATTTTGGATTATCTATTTTTGGTCGTTTTTGGCTGGGGGCTTTGGAGTGCGGCTTTGGCTAGTTGTATCAGTATGAGTATTGGAGCGTTGATAGCGTTTTTGCCATTTGTTTTGCAAGACTTAAACCTAAAAATTACGAAAATTTACATGGATTTGAAGCTATTTACAAATATTATTTTTAATGGAAGCTCTGGGTTTTTAGTCGGCATTTCATCATCTATTTTTATGGTAGTTGCAAACTCTATTTTGCTTGATATTTCAGGGACTACTGGCGTGGCAGTTTTGAGCGCTATTATATCTATTGAGTTTTTAGTAAGCGGGATTATAATGGGTATGTGTGATGGAGTTCAGCCATTATTTAGTTATCAATACGGTGCTAGAAACAAAAATATCTTATCAAAACTCTATAAAATCGCATTTTTTACAGCCGCTTTGATCTCTATTTTAGGCTTTATTTTAGCCCAGCTTGGTGCTGAGTTTATCATCGCTATTTTTAGTAAAGACGCTGAGTTTATCGCACTTGGAAAAGATGCTTTGATGATATTTAGTCTGGTTTATCTTTGTTCTTGGTTTGTGAAGTTTTGCGATACTTGCTTCACATCGACAAATCAGCCTATGCTATCGTTTGGAGTGGCTATCATTTCTGATTTGCTGCCTATAGTTTTGCTTTTTGTTTTGGTAGAATTTTTTGGCATAAATGGAGTGTGGATAACTGTTTTTGTTGCTAAATTTATGGCGAGTATATTTTGTATATTTTTTATTAAAAGATTGCAAGTAGTCTAA